One segment of Carya illinoinensis cultivar Pawnee chromosome 13, C.illinoinensisPawnee_v1, whole genome shotgun sequence DNA contains the following:
- the LOC122292228 gene encoding uncharacterized protein LOC122292228 produces MATGKGEKVDTIEIHLRALADLVNVNSLFTVAVFVGLSFANSEVQSLEVRPECNADFKMSERLVVYEALSSVSSFCQASILPNEADHTKNAALRGALCLQSFFQGNSLGLVEYKRLKKASKVSTSQSWAALLKVHLNIYGKEDFKKPVLKTYGSVMLLLAAWGSILGWVFLVLSMIDVIQIRIGKLSCGSRSTVRSVASLVSIVGLAFIIYVPALMHANFVSMTLESA; encoded by the exons ATGGCTAcggg AAAGGGCGAGAAAGTTGACACAATAGAGATTCACCTCAGAGCATTGGCCGACCTTGTAAACGTAAACTCACTGTTCACAGTAGCGGTGTTCGTGGGTTTATCATTCGCCAACTCCGAAGTTCAAAGCCTGGAGGTTCGACCAGAATGCAATGCAGATTTCAAGATGTCCGAGAGACTGGTTGTGTACGAGGCTTTATCTTCAGTTTCTTCCTTCTGTCAAGCCTC GATCTTGCCCAATGAAGCGGACCACACAAAGAATGCCGCTTTGAGAGGCGCCTTGTGTCTCCAAAGCTTTTTCCAAGGAAACT CACTTGGTTTGGTTGAGTACAAAAGGCTGAAAAAGGCTTCAAAAGTAtccacttcccaatcttgggcagcCCTGCTAAAGGTTCATCTCAACATCTATGGAAAGGAAGACTTCAAGAAACCCGTTTTGAAGACATACGGAAGCGTGATGTTGCTGTTGGCGGCGTGGGGATCGATTCTGGGATGGGTCTTTTTGGTGCTGTCGATGATTGATGTCATCCAGATTCGGATTGGGAAGTTGTCTTGTGGGAGCCGGAGCACGGTCCGCTCAGTGGCGTCTCTGGTTTCGATTGTTGGGCTTGCTTTCATAATCTACGTGCCTGCactgatgcatgccaattttgTTTCTATGACTCTTGAATCTGCTTGA
- the LOC122292062 gene encoding uncharacterized protein LOC122292062, with product MDESEWSVQRAASASTATATTTTTSVHVTALDGLVNVNSLFTIAVFVGLSLTTPGQRSLENKQACDADPDVARKLLVFEVVSFSFFLFSSLVAQGLKLAINLLNSKDVNEAFRAHINFKILRLGMMASAVGSVMGCLFLMLSMVNVIEIRLGMLSCGSKSTVHAVAALLILVSSALLVYISTAIYAFMQ from the exons ATGGACGA ATCTGAGTGGTCAGTCCAGAGAGCAGCATCAGCCTCTACGGCAACGGCGACGACGACGACTACGAGCGTGCACGTGACCGCCCTGGACGGCCTTGTCAACGTGAACTCCCTCTTCACCATCGCTGTCTTCGTGGGGCTCTCCCTCACCACCCCTGGCCAGCGCAGCCTCGAGAACAAACAGGCCTGTGACGCCGATCCCGACGTTGCCAGGAAGCTCCTCGTCTTCGAGGTCGTCTCCTtcagcttcttcctcttctcttcccTCGTCGCCCAGGGCCTCAAGCTTGCCATCAACCTGCTCAACAGCAAGGACGTCAACGAGGCTTTCCGCGCCCACATCAACTTCAAGATCCTCAGGCTTGGAATGATGGCCTCCGCCGTGGGCTCCGTCATGGGCTGCTTGTTCCTCATGCTCTCCATGGTCAATGTTATCGAGATCCGACTGGGGATGTTGTCGTGCGGGAGTAAATCCACTGTCCATGCCGTCGCCGCATTGCTTATCTTGGTTTCCTCTGCCCTTTTGGTTTATATTTCTACTGCCATATATGCCTTTATGCAGTAA
- the LOC122292373 gene encoding protein FAR1-RELATED SEQUENCE 5 isoform X3 has protein sequence MRGAQCFLAVDEHPSMSEDGDMMESSNGKELLTTEESSDIEPYVGMEFESEEAAKVFYDAYATRLGFIMRVDAFRRSMRDGKVVWRRLVCNKEGFRKLRPKRSENRKPRAITREGCKAMIVVKKEKTGKWLVTRFVKEHNHPLVATPANGRRSVLLSQTPDEKDVKIRELTAELQRERKRSAAFQEQLDMVLRDMEDHSHHLSRNIDDIVQSVREIESKRLGNFT, from the exons ATGAGAGGTGCACAATGTTTCCTGGCAGTGGATGAACACCCGTCTATGAGTGAGGATGGGGATATGATGGAGAGTTCTAATGGAAAAGAGTTGCTTACAACTGAAGAAAGTTCTGATATTGAACCATATGTGGGTATGGAATTCGAATCTGAAGAAGCAGCTAAGGTGTTTTATGATGCATATGCCACGCGATTGGGATTCATCATGCGTGTTGACGCATTTCGCCGATCAATGCGTGATGGAAAGGTTGTTTGGCGTCGACTTGTGTGTAATAAAGAGGGTTTCCGTAAGTTGAGGCCTAAAAGAAGTGAAAATAGAAAGCCTCGGGCAATCACAAGGGAAGGGTGTAAGGCAATGATAGTGGTGAAGAAAGAGAAAACTGGAAAATGGCTTGTAACGAGATTTGTAAAGGAGCATAATCATCCACTGGTAGCTACACCTGCTAATGGGAGAAGAAGTGTGCTTCTATCTCAAACACCA GATGAGAAAGATGTAAAGATTCGAGAATTGACTGCTGAGTTACAGCGTGAGCGAAAGCGATCTGCTGCTTTTCAGGAACAGCTTGATATGGTTCTAAGGGATATGGAGGACCATTCCCATCACCTATCAAGAAACATTGATGACATAGTTCAAAGTGTGAGGGAAATTGAATCGAAGAGGTTAGGCAATTTCACTTAG
- the LOC122292373 gene encoding protein FAR1-RELATED SEQUENCE 5 isoform X1 yields the protein MRGAQCFLAVDEHPSMSEDGDMMESSNGKELLTTEESSDIEPYVGMEFESEEAAKVFYDAYATRLGFIMRVDAFRRSMRDGKVVWRRLVCNKEGFRKLRPKRSENRKPRAITREGCKAMIVVKKEKTGKWLVTRFVKEHNHPLVATPANGRRSVLLSQTPVENQISKMKLPDCLCSERLFCCSLIFSIIFEVQWGTFQFPSTQEREKRKCPSKGKKKKKERTMFLYFQCSTYVPTLQLNLVFFFLLEFKL from the exons ATGAGAGGTGCACAATGTTTCCTGGCAGTGGATGAACACCCGTCTATGAGTGAGGATGGGGATATGATGGAGAGTTCTAATGGAAAAGAGTTGCTTACAACTGAAGAAAGTTCTGATATTGAACCATATGTGGGTATGGAATTCGAATCTGAAGAAGCAGCTAAGGTGTTTTATGATGCATATGCCACGCGATTGGGATTCATCATGCGTGTTGACGCATTTCGCCGATCAATGCGTGATGGAAAGGTTGTTTGGCGTCGACTTGTGTGTAATAAAGAGGGTTTCCGTAAGTTGAGGCCTAAAAGAAGTGAAAATAGAAAGCCTCGGGCAATCACAAGGGAAGGGTGTAAGGCAATGATAGTGGTGAAGAAAGAGAAAACTGGAAAATGGCTTGTAACGAGATTTGTAAAGGAGCATAATCATCCACTGGTAGCTACACCTGCTAATGGGAGAAGAAGTGTGCTTCTATCTCAAACACCA GTGGAGAACCAGATCTCTAAGATGAAATTGCCAGATTGTTTGTGTTCAGAAAGATTATTCTGCTGCAgtcttatttttt CAATCATATTTGAAGTGCAATGGGGCACATTCCAAtttccaagtacacaggaaagAGAAAAGAGGAAATGCCCATCtaaggggaagaagaagaaaaaggaaaggaccATGTTTCTTTACTTCCAATGCTCAACTTATGTTCCAACTTTGCAACTGAATTtagtcttttttttccttcttgaaTTCAAACTATGA
- the LOC122292061 gene encoding probable sodium/metabolite cotransporter BASS3, chloroplastic translates to MSTSSVSSIPLLSLPCKPKLPLAVSVRPAFSSSAFTSFCCSSIPKAPNGFRNRTAKLSIFACSTSPFIGRVGLQWREGNVSLLSFGINPNAISEVGKKSDSSQALSAMLPFVVAATAIAALAQPSTFTWVSKELYAPALGGIMLSIGIRLSINDFALAFKRPIPLSIGFIAQYVLKPALGVLIARAFGMSRIFYAGFVLMSCVAGAQLSSYASFLSKGDVALSILLTSSTTIASVLVTPLLTGLLLGSVVPVDAVAMSKSILQVVLVPVTLGLLLNTYAKPVVNVLGPLMPFVAMICTSICIGSPLAINRSQILSTEGLRLVLPVLTFHVVAFTVGYLVSKIPALRQEEEVSRTISLCTGMQSSTLAGLLATQFLGSSQAVPPACSVVAMAIMGLFLASFWGSGSRIRDLPSKLMPQGGSTVEV, encoded by the exons ATGTCCACTTCTTCAGTGTCCTCAATTCCCTTACTCTCGCTCCCTTGCAAGCCAAAACTGCCACTCGCTGTTTCGGTAAGACCAGCCTTTTCATCTTCTGCTTTTACTTCGTTTTGTTGCTCTTCGATTCCCAAGGCTCCCAATGGGTTCAGAAACAGGACGGCGAAGCTTTCTATATTCGCGTGCTCGACGTCGCCTTTTATAGGAAGAGTGGGGCTGCAGTGGCGAGAGGGGAACGTGTCGTTGCTGTCGTTTGGGATAAACCCGAATGCAATATCGGAAGTTGGGAAGAAGAGCGATTCGTCGCAGGCTCTGTCCGCAATGCTTCCCTTTGTGGTTGCTGCCACTGCGATTGCCGCTCTTGCTCAGCCTTCCACTTTTACTTG GGTATCTAAGGAACTCTATGCTCCTGCTCTTGGTGGGATCATGTTATCTATTGGAATCCGACTTTCCATCAATGATTTTGCTCTTGCATTTAAAAG GCCTATACCATTGTCTATTGGGTTCATTGCACAGTATGTGCTGAAGCCGGCCCTTGGAGTGTTAATTGCAAGAGCCTTTGGCATGTCTCGGATATTCTATGCAGGTTTTGTCCTCATGTCTTGTGTTGCAGGGGCTCAGCTGTCTAGCTATGCCAGTTTTTTGAGCAAAGGGGATGTGGCCTTGAGCATTCTCCTAACCAGCTCTACCACCATTGCATCAGTGCTTGTTACACCTTTACTAACCGGCCTTCTACTTGGATCTGTTGTTCCGGTTGATGCTGTAGCCATGTCGAAGTCAATATTGCAG GTCGTTCTTGTTCCTGTCACTCTTGGCCTTCTGCTCAATACTTATGCAAAACCAGTTGTGAATGTCCTTGGACCATTGATGCCATTTGTTGCGATGATTTGCACTTCCATATGCATCGGCAGCCCCCTTGCTATAAACCGTAGCCAAATTCTGTCAACAGAGGGTCTCCGATTGGTTTTACCAGTATTGACATTTCATGTCGTCGCCTTTACTGTGGGATATTTGGTTTCTAAAATTCCGGCTTTGAG GCAAGAAGAAGAAGTCAGCAGGACGATTTCATTATGCACTGGAATGCAAAGTTCCACCCTGGCAGGGCTCCTTGCAACCCAATTCCTTGGGAGCAGTCAAGCAGTTCCACCGGCATGTTCGGTAGTTGCCATGGCTATAATGGGCCTTTTTCTTGCCTCTTTCTGGGGCAGTGGATCTCGAATCAGAGACCTGCCTTCCAAGCTAATGCCACAAGGTGGTTCTACCGTTGAGGTGTAA
- the LOC122292373 gene encoding protein FAR1-RELATED SEQUENCE 5 isoform X2, whose product MDEHPSMSEDGDMMESSNGKELLTTEESSDIEPYVGMEFESEEAAKVFYDAYATRLGFIMRVDAFRRSMRDGKVVWRRLVCNKEGFRKLRPKRSENRKPRAITREGCKAMIVVKKEKTGKWLVTRFVKEHNHPLVATPANGRRSVLLSQTPVENQISKMKLPDCLCSERLFCCSLIFSIIFEVQWGTFQFPSTQEREKRKCPSKGKKKKKERTMFLYFQCSTYVPTLQLNLVFFFLLEFKL is encoded by the exons A TGGATGAACACCCGTCTATGAGTGAGGATGGGGATATGATGGAGAGTTCTAATGGAAAAGAGTTGCTTACAACTGAAGAAAGTTCTGATATTGAACCATATGTGGGTATGGAATTCGAATCTGAAGAAGCAGCTAAGGTGTTTTATGATGCATATGCCACGCGATTGGGATTCATCATGCGTGTTGACGCATTTCGCCGATCAATGCGTGATGGAAAGGTTGTTTGGCGTCGACTTGTGTGTAATAAAGAGGGTTTCCGTAAGTTGAGGCCTAAAAGAAGTGAAAATAGAAAGCCTCGGGCAATCACAAGGGAAGGGTGTAAGGCAATGATAGTGGTGAAGAAAGAGAAAACTGGAAAATGGCTTGTAACGAGATTTGTAAAGGAGCATAATCATCCACTGGTAGCTACACCTGCTAATGGGAGAAGAAGTGTGCTTCTATCTCAAACACCA GTGGAGAACCAGATCTCTAAGATGAAATTGCCAGATTGTTTGTGTTCAGAAAGATTATTCTGCTGCAgtcttatttttt CAATCATATTTGAAGTGCAATGGGGCACATTCCAAtttccaagtacacaggaaagAGAAAAGAGGAAATGCCCATCtaaggggaagaagaagaaaaaggaaaggaccATGTTTCTTTACTTCCAATGCTCAACTTATGTTCCAACTTTGCAACTGAATTtagtcttttttttccttcttgaaTTCAAACTATGA
- the LOC122291926 gene encoding protein FAR1-RELATED SEQUENCE 7-like isoform X4, whose product MDLEKGVEAVNNSLVVNTGSLEGGAVLEPYVGMEFDSEDDARKFYVEYARRVGFIVRIMQRRRSGIDGRTLARRLGCNKQGFSPNHRGTIGQEKKPRPSAREGCKATILVKMEKTGKWVVTRFEKDHNHPLVVTANGFSTAGTKVKENEGKKDQTNDSQPTIVLVDAKNTLNLGTVV is encoded by the exons A TGGATTTGGAGAAGGGAGTTGAAGCAGTAAACAACTCCCTTGTAGTGAACACAGGCTCATTAGAAGGAGGTGCAGTTCTAGAACCATATGTGGGTATGGAATTCGATTCCGAAGATGATGCAAGGAAATTCTATGTTGAATATGCTAGACGGGTGGGATTTATTGTGCGAATAATGCAACGTCGCCGCTCCGGCATTGATGGCAGAACTCTTGCCCGTCGACTTGGGTGTAACAAACAAGGTTTCTCTCCTAATCACAGAGGCACAATTGGACAGGAGAAAAAGCCAAGACCAAGTGCACGGGAAGGATGCAAGGCTACTATTTTGGTGAAGATGGAAAAGACTGGGAAATGGGTTGTTACAAGATTCGAAAAGGATCATAATCATCCCCTGGTTGTTACTGCCAATGGATTCAGCACAGCG GGAACAAAGGTCAAAGAAAATGAGGGGAAGAAAGATCAAACGAATGATAGCCAACCAACAATTGTCCTAGTGGATGCGAAGAATACTTTGAATCTAGGGACTGTAGTGTGA
- the LOC122292373 gene encoding protein FAR1-RELATED SEQUENCE 5 isoform X4 yields the protein MRGAQCFLAVDEHPSMSEDGDMMESSNGKELLTTEESSDIEPYVGMEFESEEAAKVFYDAYATRLGFIMRVDAFRRSMRDGKVVWRRLVCNKEGFRKLRPKRSENRKPRAITREGCKAMIVVKKEKTGKWLVTRFVKEHNHPLVATPANGRRSVLLSQTPVENQISKMKLPDCLCSERLFCCSLIFC from the exons ATGAGAGGTGCACAATGTTTCCTGGCAGTGGATGAACACCCGTCTATGAGTGAGGATGGGGATATGATGGAGAGTTCTAATGGAAAAGAGTTGCTTACAACTGAAGAAAGTTCTGATATTGAACCATATGTGGGTATGGAATTCGAATCTGAAGAAGCAGCTAAGGTGTTTTATGATGCATATGCCACGCGATTGGGATTCATCATGCGTGTTGACGCATTTCGCCGATCAATGCGTGATGGAAAGGTTGTTTGGCGTCGACTTGTGTGTAATAAAGAGGGTTTCCGTAAGTTGAGGCCTAAAAGAAGTGAAAATAGAAAGCCTCGGGCAATCACAAGGGAAGGGTGTAAGGCAATGATAGTGGTGAAGAAAGAGAAAACTGGAAAATGGCTTGTAACGAGATTTGTAAAGGAGCATAATCATCCACTGGTAGCTACACCTGCTAATGGGAGAAGAAGTGTGCTTCTATCTCAAACACCA GTGGAGAACCAGATCTCTAAGATGAAATTGCCAGATTGTTTGTGTTCAGAAAGATTATTCTGCTGCAgtcttattttttgttag
- the LOC122292373 gene encoding protein FAR1-RELATED SEQUENCE 5 isoform X5 has translation MRGAQCFLAVDEHPSMSEDGDMMESSNGKELLTTEESSDIEPYVGMEFESEEAAKVFYDAYATRLGFIMRVDAFRRSMRDGKVVWRRLVCNKEGFRKLRPKRSENRKPRAITREGCKAMIVVKKEKTGKWLVTRFVKEHNHPLVATPANGRRSVLLSQTPVENQISKMKLPDCLCSERLFCCSLIF, from the exons ATGAGAGGTGCACAATGTTTCCTGGCAGTGGATGAACACCCGTCTATGAGTGAGGATGGGGATATGATGGAGAGTTCTAATGGAAAAGAGTTGCTTACAACTGAAGAAAGTTCTGATATTGAACCATATGTGGGTATGGAATTCGAATCTGAAGAAGCAGCTAAGGTGTTTTATGATGCATATGCCACGCGATTGGGATTCATCATGCGTGTTGACGCATTTCGCCGATCAATGCGTGATGGAAAGGTTGTTTGGCGTCGACTTGTGTGTAATAAAGAGGGTTTCCGTAAGTTGAGGCCTAAAAGAAGTGAAAATAGAAAGCCTCGGGCAATCACAAGGGAAGGGTGTAAGGCAATGATAGTGGTGAAGAAAGAGAAAACTGGAAAATGGCTTGTAACGAGATTTGTAAAGGAGCATAATCATCCACTGGTAGCTACACCTGCTAATGGGAGAAGAAGTGTGCTTCTATCTCAAACACCA GTGGAGAACCAGATCTCTAAGATGAAATTGCCAGATTGTTTGTGTTCAGAAAGATTATTCTGCTGCAgtcttatttttt GA